In Mycobacterium sp. Aquia_216, a genomic segment contains:
- a CDS encoding aromatic/alkene monooxygenase hydroxylase subunit beta, with product MTSAAPRRLKTWSIAGDTRRRPTEYEIVTGGFHYHFNRKPAPFDLDPNTAINRWYVEHREGSGLRADDWEGFRDPAALNYRRYVALQHDREIYTEGLVDHYEALDHDEHLDPEWVAVLDRIYVPARFAFHVLQITGLYLGQLAPSAYITNAAFFQAADELRALQWIAYRAKSLSLAHGAHLANSEATRRIWELDEAWQPARETLERLLLAYDWGEAFTALNLVVKPTLDALFKESLAELAAAHGDGLTAALLQESRVDTLRSQAWSAELANYSVTVNAENRDVLAGWQAKWQPLADRAADGLATIFAVAPHAKDPAAVRGQVAASVSRFRSSLPK from the coding sequence ATGACGAGCGCGGCACCGCGTCGACTCAAGACGTGGAGCATCGCCGGAGACACCCGGCGCAGGCCCACCGAATACGAAATCGTCACCGGTGGATTCCACTATCACTTCAACCGCAAGCCGGCGCCGTTCGACCTGGATCCCAACACCGCGATCAACCGCTGGTATGTGGAGCATCGCGAAGGGTCTGGGCTGCGTGCCGACGACTGGGAGGGTTTTCGTGACCCGGCGGCGTTGAACTACCGGCGATACGTCGCGTTACAGCACGACCGCGAGATCTACACCGAGGGACTGGTGGATCATTACGAGGCGCTCGACCACGACGAACACCTCGACCCCGAATGGGTGGCAGTCCTGGATCGTATTTATGTCCCCGCCCGGTTCGCCTTTCACGTCCTGCAGATCACCGGTCTGTACCTCGGACAGCTCGCGCCCAGTGCCTACATCACCAACGCGGCGTTCTTTCAGGCCGCCGACGAGTTGCGGGCATTGCAGTGGATCGCCTACCGGGCCAAGTCATTGTCGCTTGCCCACGGCGCACACCTGGCCAATTCCGAAGCAACGCGGCGTATTTGGGAGCTCGACGAAGCCTGGCAGCCGGCGCGCGAAACTCTCGAACGGCTGCTGCTGGCTTACGACTGGGGCGAGGCATTCACGGCGCTCAACCTCGTCGTCAAGCCGACGCTTGACGCCCTGTTCAAGGAATCACTGGCCGAGTTGGCCGCGGCACACGGCGACGGGTTGACGGCAGCGCTGCTGCAGGAATCTCGCGTGGATACCCTCCGCAGCCAAGCCTGGTCCGCCGAGTTGGCCAATTACAGCGTCACGGTCAATGCGGAGAACCGCGATGTCCTGGCCGGCTGGCAGGCCAAATGGCAACCGCTGGCCGACCGCGCGGCCGACGGACTGGCCACGATCTTTGCCGTCGCGCCGCATGCGAAGGACCCTGCTGCCGTCCGCGGGCAGGTCGCGGCGTCGGTTTCTCGGTTCCGGTCGTCCTTGCCGAAATAG
- a CDS encoding DUF4407 domain-containing protein: MGAHELLEPHSAVSRVEGMLTWLGGGYWRELGERHERATHAVAGAVVLLGAVLAWLVATLAVSASTRLPLSVVVALTLVFGLLVGAVTRGIASGPHRGWPGIAGRAAVAVAVGVVVGELAALAVFSRSIDHRLDDRALRTADSAPAVVQASAALHQTRNMRTGLDDAVAQARTGQDNALIVARCEYHPSPACPQTRITGDPGAGPETRTANQLLADAQRELDNALAARDRRAPELDATISHQEQAVTEARQRVLADAGPGGLGARWIAMNDLTVADFGALLLRLLTIAFFVLVYLLPLILRMWRGETTHDRQATARAQRERADLDADTAIAIKQAEIRREAEMLWAEHQLTQARLAIEAQTEIDRERQRRRVAEAIEGPAPVSSRRAFEPVDEDVCLPIAAEAEAASRAIAELPAGTPDSRADTPSATQNVPAQIETAGELEPPDERATPFIPSLPDATRAAARWIRPLVPPFVARAIDSTTAPLRTARQVFEEVEEITFSFKRTRKVTLNSESSDPGEQPSRSSATAPSRAARIPSSREHQETDDRPARELGGRERSSLRLSVKDADGLSLQPADSPRTRELTERDGPRELRPPDGPRQLPPGN; this comes from the coding sequence ATGGGCGCCCACGAACTGCTTGAGCCGCACTCAGCCGTCTCCCGGGTCGAGGGGATGCTCACCTGGCTTGGCGGCGGATACTGGCGCGAACTGGGTGAGCGTCACGAGCGGGCCACCCACGCCGTTGCGGGCGCGGTCGTGCTGCTGGGAGCCGTGCTCGCTTGGCTTGTCGCGACGTTGGCCGTGAGCGCGTCGACGCGCTTGCCGCTGTCTGTCGTCGTCGCGCTGACGCTTGTCTTCGGTCTGCTGGTCGGGGCGGTGACGCGCGGCATCGCGAGCGGCCCCCACCGCGGCTGGCCCGGCATCGCAGGACGCGCGGCGGTCGCGGTGGCAGTCGGCGTTGTCGTCGGCGAACTCGCCGCGCTCGCTGTGTTTTCCCGCTCGATCGATCACCGTCTCGACGATCGGGCGCTGCGAACCGCTGACTCCGCACCGGCCGTCGTGCAAGCGTCGGCGGCGCTGCACCAGACCCGGAATATGCGCACCGGGCTCGACGACGCCGTCGCGCAAGCCCGTACCGGACAGGACAACGCCTTGATCGTCGCGCGGTGCGAATACCACCCCAGCCCGGCGTGCCCGCAGACCCGTATCACCGGCGATCCCGGCGCCGGGCCCGAAACCCGAACGGCCAACCAGCTTCTCGCCGATGCCCAGCGTGAACTCGACAATGCGTTGGCGGCTCGCGACCGCCGGGCACCCGAATTGGACGCGACAATTTCCCACCAAGAGCAGGCCGTCACCGAGGCACGCCAACGCGTGCTGGCCGATGCCGGCCCCGGCGGCCTCGGCGCACGCTGGATCGCCATGAACGACCTCACCGTTGCCGACTTCGGAGCATTGTTGTTGCGACTGTTGACCATCGCGTTTTTCGTGTTGGTCTACTTGCTGCCGCTCATTCTGCGGATGTGGCGCGGCGAGACCACCCATGACCGCCAGGCGACGGCACGCGCACAGCGCGAGCGCGCCGATCTCGACGCGGACACCGCGATCGCAATCAAGCAGGCCGAAATTCGCCGCGAGGCCGAGATGCTATGGGCTGAACACCAGCTCACCCAGGCCCGGCTGGCCATCGAGGCGCAGACCGAAATCGATCGCGAGCGGCAACGCCGCCGAGTCGCGGAAGCCATCGAGGGCCCGGCGCCCGTGTCGTCGCGGCGAGCCTTCGAACCAGTGGACGAAGACGTGTGCCTGCCGATCGCCGCCGAAGCCGAGGCCGCCAGCCGAGCTATCGCCGAATTGCCCGCTGGCACACCGGACTCCCGCGCCGATACGCCGTCCGCGACGCAGAACGTCCCGGCACAGATCGAGACGGCCGGCGAGCTCGAACCGCCGGATGAGCGAGCCACGCCGTTTATCCCGTCGCTGCCCGACGCGACCAGGGCCGCGGCTCGCTGGATTCGCCCACTGGTGCCGCCATTCGTCGCGCGGGCGATCGACTCCACCACCGCACCGCTGCGGACCGCGCGTCAGGTGTTCGAAGAGGTCGAGGAGATCACGTTCTCGTTCAAGCGCACTCGCAAGGTGACGCTGAATTCCGAGAGTTCTGACCCCGGCGAACAGCCATCGCGGTCATCGGCAACCGCGCCGTCTCGTGCCGCGCGGATCCCGTCATCGCGCGAGCATCAGGAGACTGACGACCGTCCAGCTCGAGAGCTGGGCGGCCGCGAGCGTTCCTCGCTGCGGCTATCCGTCAAAGACGCCGACGGCCTTTCATTGCAGCCGGCGGACAGCCCTCGCACGCGTGAGTTGACCGAGCGCGACGGCCCGCGCGAGCTTCGGCCACCCGACGGCCCGCGCCAACTTCCGCCCGGCAATTAG
- a CDS encoding type II toxin-antitoxin system Rv0910 family toxin: MAQVDVSTSSDLGPDAAWKLASDLGRFDEWMTIFGGWRGELPSTIEQGTKISSCIKVKGFRNVVHWTVTRYDEPNSIELQGRGRGGIRITVAMAVTDTNPGSTFDLTANLDGGVLSGPVGKVVARVLRSDVRKSVENLAAMQQPRITASDG; encoded by the coding sequence TTGGCACAAGTAGATGTTTCGACGTCGTCGGACCTCGGCCCGGACGCCGCCTGGAAACTGGCTTCCGATCTGGGTCGGTTCGACGAGTGGATGACGATCTTCGGCGGCTGGCGCGGCGAGCTGCCGTCGACAATCGAGCAGGGCACGAAAATCTCGTCATGCATCAAGGTGAAGGGATTTCGCAACGTCGTCCACTGGACCGTGACCCGCTACGACGAGCCGAATTCGATTGAGCTGCAGGGTCGCGGTCGGGGTGGAATTCGGATCACCGTGGCAATGGCAGTGACCGACACAAACCCCGGGTCGACATTTGATCTCACCGCCAACCTCGACGGTGGCGTACTCAGTGGGCCGGTCGGCAAGGTCGTAGCCAGAGTGCTGCGGTCTGATGTGCGCAAGTCGGTGGAGAACCTCGCCGCAATGCAGCAACCGCGGATCACCGCGTCGGATGGCTGA
- a CDS encoding LapA family protein, with amino-acid sequence MRRNNRNPVDHDRTSARSTDRPPQDSVRTPGLIVVGAAVLALVVCVTNFALGEVSVGVTAAIIGLMALGAGLDWLSMDRRRIRQAERDWFVSHPTR; translated from the coding sequence ATGAGGCGCAACAACCGCAACCCAGTCGATCATGACCGGACCAGCGCCCGGTCAACCGACCGACCTCCGCAAGACTCGGTGCGCACGCCGGGGCTCATCGTGGTGGGGGCCGCCGTGCTCGCGCTAGTGGTGTGTGTCACCAATTTTGCGCTTGGCGAGGTGAGCGTGGGCGTCACCGCCGCGATCATCGGGCTGATGGCCCTCGGGGCTGGCCTGGACTGGCTTTCCATGGACCGCAGGCGAATCCGGCAGGCCGAACGGGATTGGTTCGTCAGCCATCCGACGCGGTGA
- a CDS encoding nuclear transport factor 2 family protein, whose translation MTLSADDRAALGDLVHRYAAGVDDRQFNSVAGLFTVEAELIVPEPPASLKPIHSHRGQQAVTAAVAAVTAVARTEHAIIGEVYDEGSLPATARGRIACVAHHWTQRGDEVLDAVWHLRYDDEYEATAAGWRISRRALTVNAMETRPVRRLLPPDSD comes from the coding sequence ATGACTCTCTCAGCCGACGACCGAGCCGCGCTCGGCGACCTGGTACACCGATATGCAGCAGGTGTCGATGACCGCCAATTCAATTCTGTAGCAGGACTTTTCACTGTAGAAGCCGAGCTGATTGTGCCCGAGCCGCCGGCCTCGCTGAAGCCGATCCATTCGCATCGCGGTCAGCAGGCCGTCACGGCGGCGGTCGCAGCGGTGACCGCGGTGGCGCGTACCGAGCACGCGATCATCGGTGAGGTGTACGACGAGGGGTCGCTACCGGCCACGGCGCGCGGGCGGATCGCGTGCGTCGCACATCACTGGACTCAGCGCGGCGACGAAGTCCTCGACGCGGTCTGGCATCTGCGCTACGACGACGAGTACGAGGCAACGGCCGCGGGGTGGCGGATCAGTCGGCGAGCGCTGACCGTCAATGCCATGGAAACGCGGCCGGTACGACGATTACTGCCGCCGGATTCGGACTGA
- the malQ gene encoding 4-alpha-glucanotransferase codes for MTELAPSLVELAGRFGIATWYQDWTGHQVQVPESTLIAVLGALGVAASTEQDRNEALNSQLRTYWARQLPATIVARTGAPTRFWVHVTHGDPAEVLLRLEDGTVHGGVQQVDNFTPPFNLDGRWVGEASFVLPPDLPLGYHRLHLRSRGIETSAALIVTPDWLGLPEQLGARRAWGLAAQLYSVRSEQSWGIGDLTDLTDLAVWSASRHGADYLLVNPLHAATPTIPMEPSPYLPTSRRFFNPLYIRIESIPEFADLTKRGRLRRLRDDVQQQAGRLDAIDRDTAWTAKREALKLVYRAPRSAGRELAYAAFREREGSALDDFAVWCALAEKYGSDWHCWPSFLQHPTAIEVARFAEKHPDAVDFHRWLQWQIDEQLAAAQSQAVRAGMSLGIMHDLAVGVHPNGADAWALQDVLALGVTAGAPPDEFNQLGQDWSQPPWRPDRLDEHEYRPFRALIRAVLRHAGGVRIDHIIGLFRLWWIPEGAPPTEGTYVRYDHEAMIGIVALEARRAGAVVVGEDLGTVEPWVRDYLLLRGLLGTSILWFELDRDATGGPLPAERWREYCLSSVTTHDLPPTAGYLAGDHVRLRESLGLLTRPVSEELESDRAELAGWMAELRRVGLLGPHDDDPEQIVLALYRYLGRTPSRLLGVALTDAVGDRRTQNQPGTTDEYPNWRVPLTGPDGRPVMLEDVFTNRRAAALAEAVRATLAPPTIQPSGC; via the coding sequence ATGACTGAGCTTGCGCCGTCGTTGGTGGAACTTGCCGGCCGATTCGGGATCGCCACTTGGTACCAGGACTGGACGGGTCACCAGGTGCAGGTACCGGAAAGCACGCTGATTGCGGTGCTCGGCGCGCTCGGCGTGGCGGCCAGTACCGAGCAAGACCGCAACGAGGCACTGAACAGCCAATTACGCACCTACTGGGCGCGTCAATTGCCGGCGACCATTGTCGCGCGCACCGGCGCCCCGACGCGGTTCTGGGTGCACGTCACTCACGGTGATCCCGCCGAAGTCCTGTTGCGGCTCGAGGACGGCACGGTGCACGGCGGCGTGCAACAGGTCGACAACTTCACGCCGCCGTTCAATCTGGACGGGCGCTGGGTCGGCGAGGCCAGTTTTGTCCTGCCCCCCGATCTGCCGCTGGGCTACCACCGTCTGCATTTGCGCTCGCGGGGCATCGAAACCAGTGCGGCACTGATCGTGACGCCCGACTGGCTCGGATTGCCGGAGCAACTCGGCGCGCGCCGGGCGTGGGGCCTGGCCGCCCAGCTCTACAGCGTGCGCTCCGAGCAGTCCTGGGGCATCGGCGACCTCACCGACCTGACCGACCTGGCTGTCTGGTCCGCGTCGCGGCACGGCGCGGACTACCTCCTGGTCAATCCGCTGCACGCGGCCACCCCCACGATTCCGATGGAGCCGTCGCCGTACCTCCCGACCTCGCGGCGCTTCTTCAACCCGCTCTACATTCGCATCGAGTCCATCCCCGAGTTCGCCGACCTGACCAAGCGTGGCCGGCTGCGGCGGCTTCGCGACGATGTCCAGCAGCAAGCGGGCCGGCTCGATGCCATCGACCGCGACACTGCCTGGACGGCCAAGCGGGAGGCGCTCAAGCTGGTTTACCGGGCTCCGCGCTCGGCCGGCCGGGAGCTGGCCTATGCCGCCTTCCGCGAGCGTGAAGGCAGCGCCCTCGACGACTTCGCCGTCTGGTGTGCGCTGGCCGAAAAATACGGCAGCGACTGGCATTGCTGGCCGAGTTTCCTGCAGCATCCCACCGCTATCGAAGTGGCCCGATTCGCCGAGAAGCATCCCGACGCGGTCGACTTCCACCGCTGGCTGCAATGGCAAATTGACGAGCAACTCGCCGCGGCACAGTCGCAGGCGGTACGGGCCGGAATGTCGCTGGGCATCATGCATGACCTGGCGGTCGGGGTGCATCCGAACGGAGCCGACGCCTGGGCCCTGCAGGATGTGCTGGCGCTGGGCGTGACCGCGGGCGCCCCGCCCGACGAGTTCAATCAGCTCGGCCAGGACTGGTCGCAGCCGCCATGGCGCCCGGACCGCCTCGATGAGCACGAGTATCGGCCATTTCGTGCGCTGATCCGGGCGGTGCTGCGGCATGCCGGCGGCGTTCGTATCGACCACATCATCGGGTTGTTCCGGCTGTGGTGGATCCCCGAGGGCGCACCACCCACCGAAGGCACCTACGTGCGCTACGACCACGAAGCGATGATCGGCATCGTCGCGCTGGAAGCGCGCCGGGCCGGTGCGGTGGTGGTCGGCGAGGACCTCGGCACGGTCGAACCCTGGGTCCGCGATTACCTCTTACTACGCGGGCTGTTGGGCACCTCGATTCTGTGGTTCGAACTGGACCGGGACGCAACCGGCGGACCACTGCCCGCCGAGCGCTGGCGCGAGTACTGCCTGTCGTCGGTCACCACCCACGACCTGCCACCGACCGCCGGTTACCTGGCCGGCGACCATGTCCGGTTGCGCGAGTCGCTGGGATTGCTGACCCGGCCGGTTTCCGAAGAGCTCGAGTCCGACCGGGCCGAGCTGGCAGGCTGGATGGCCGAGCTGCGCCGGGTGGGGCTGCTCGGCCCGCACGACGACGACCCCGAACAGATTGTCCTTGCCCTCTATCGCTACCTGGGCCGAACGCCGTCCAGGTTGTTGGGCGTGGCGCTGACCGACGCGGTCGGTGATCGCCGAACCCAGAACCAGCCCGGCACCACCGACGAATATCCCAACTGGCGGGTTCCGCTCACCGGGCCCGACGGCCGGCCGGTGATGCTCGAGGACGTATTCACCAATCGCCGGGCTGCCGCGCTGGCCGAGGCGGTGCGCGCCACGCTAGCTCCCCCGACGATCCAGCCCAGCGGCTGTTAG
- the eccB gene encoding type VII secretion protein EccB, producing the protein MAEESRGQRGSGYGLGLSTRTQVTGYQFLARRTSMALTRWRVRMEVEPGRRQTLAIVASVSAAMVICLGALLYSFISPAGQVGDSPIIADRDSGALYVRVGDKLYPALNLASARLITGRPDNPHLVRSSQIANIPRGPMVGIPGAPSSFGAKAPSSSSWLICDTVAGSTGVGSPSGVTVTVIDGTPDLNNRRRLLNGSDAVVLSYSGDTWVIRDGRRSRIDAANRSVLLPLGLTPEQINMAKPMSRALFDALPVGPELTVPEVQNAGSPATFPGAPGPVGTILVTPQISGPQQYSLVLPDGVQTLPPLVAQIMQNAGGANNSKPMTVEPAALAKMPVVNKLDLSSYPDNPLNVTDLRENPATCWWWQKTSGENRARIQVVSGPTIPVAQSETKKVVSLVKSDTTGRTADQVYFGPNFANFVAVTGNDPGAKTTESLWWVTDAGARFGVDDTRDVREALGLQTTPSLAPWVALRLLPQGPTLSRADALVEHDTLPMDMSPAELVVPK; encoded by the coding sequence GTGGCGGAAGAGAGTCGCGGGCAGCGCGGCTCGGGGTATGGCCTCGGGCTATCGACGCGCACGCAGGTGACCGGCTATCAGTTCCTTGCTCGTCGGACCTCGATGGCGCTGACCCGCTGGCGGGTCCGGATGGAGGTCGAGCCGGGCCGACGCCAGACCTTGGCCATCGTCGCATCGGTTTCCGCAGCGATGGTGATCTGCCTGGGAGCGCTGCTGTACTCGTTCATCAGCCCGGCCGGTCAGGTCGGGGATTCGCCGATCATCGCCGACCGCGACTCGGGTGCGTTGTACGTCCGCGTCGGCGACAAGCTGTATCCGGCGCTGAACCTGGCGTCGGCGCGGTTGATCACGGGACGCCCGGACAACCCGCACCTGGTGCGGTCCAGCCAAATCGCCAACATCCCGCGCGGCCCGATGGTGGGCATTCCCGGGGCACCGTCAAGTTTCGGGGCGAAGGCCCCGTCCTCGTCGTCGTGGCTGATCTGCGACACGGTGGCCGGCTCGACCGGGGTCGGCTCACCGTCGGGTGTGACCGTGACGGTGATCGACGGCACGCCCGACCTCAACAACCGCCGACGGCTATTGAACGGCTCGGATGCCGTGGTCTTGAGCTACAGCGGGGACACCTGGGTCATCCGGGACGGACGCCGGTCGCGGATCGACGCCGCGAACCGCTCCGTTCTGTTGCCGCTCGGGTTGACGCCGGAACAGATCAACATGGCGAAGCCGATGAGTCGCGCCTTGTTCGACGCGTTGCCGGTCGGGCCCGAACTGACGGTGCCAGAGGTGCAGAACGCGGGCAGCCCGGCGACCTTCCCCGGTGCTCCCGGCCCGGTCGGGACGATCCTCGTCACACCGCAAATCAGTGGGCCGCAACAATATTCGCTGGTTTTGCCCGATGGCGTGCAGACGCTTCCGCCGCTGGTCGCCCAGATCATGCAGAACGCGGGCGGCGCGAACAACAGCAAGCCGATGACTGTGGAACCGGCCGCACTGGCCAAGATGCCGGTGGTCAACAAGCTGGATCTGTCGTCGTACCCGGACAACCCGCTCAACGTCACGGACCTCCGGGAAAACCCGGCGACCTGCTGGTGGTGGCAGAAGACCAGCGGCGAGAACCGAGCCCGCATCCAGGTCGTGTCCGGGCCGACCATCCCGGTCGCCCAGTCCGAGACGAAAAAGGTTGTGTCGCTGGTGAAGTCGGACACCACCGGCCGTACTGCCGACCAGGTCTACTTCGGACCCAACTTCGCCAACTTCGTGGCCGTCACCGGCAACGATCCCGGTGCCAAGACCACCGAATCGCTATGGTGGGTGACGGATGCGGGCGCCCGATTCGGCGTGGACGACACCCGCGACGTGCGCGAGGCGTTGGGTTTGCAGACCACACCGAGCCTGGCGCCGTGGGTCGCGCTCCGGCTCCTTCCACAGGGCCCGACGCTGTCGCGGGCTGATGCCCTGGTGGAGCACGACACCCTTCCGATGGATATGTCCCCTGCAGAGTTGGTGGTACCGAAGTGA